One Setaria viridis chromosome 3, Setaria_viridis_v4.0, whole genome shotgun sequence DNA window includes the following coding sequences:
- the LOC117848035 gene encoding protein HYPER-SENSITIVITY-RELATED 4 has translation MSSSGGYEKYITMAASVAATAMVVRSVMSELLPYEVRDLLCAAARYLRSRVSSRHTVVIDEAEGLSANQIYDAARTYLAARISTDMPRLRVSRVDETQGIMVGMEQGEEMVDVHDGVEYTWNLVARDNTPGAASRAAGTKARGRLEIKSFEVTFHKKHKDKALESYLPHIVATAKAMKDQHRNLKMHMIEYDAWTAVDLRHPSTFDTLAMDKKLKQSVMDDLERFVKRKDYYRRIGRAWKRGYLLYGPPGTGKSSLIAAMANYLKFDIYDLELTEVKSNSDLRRLLVGMSNRSILVVEDIDCSIDLRQREEGEKRVRSSSTGEENDDKVTLSGLLNFVDGLWSTSGEERIIVFTTNYRERLDPALLRPGRMDMHIHMGYCTAESVRILARNYHSVENHAMYPEIEQLIEEVMVSPAEVAEVLMRNENSDAVLQDLLEFLKAKRKLVGESKAANENGNE, from the exons ATGTCGTCGAGCGGGGGCTACGAGAAGTACATCACCATGGCGGCGTCCGTGGCGGCGACGGCCATGGTGGTGCGCAGCGTCATGAGCGAGCTGCTCCCCTACGAGGTGCGCGACCtgctctgcgccgccgcgcgctaCCTCCGCTCCCGCGTCTCCTCGCGCCACACGGTGGTCATCGACGAGGCCGAGGGCCTCTCCGCCAATCAGATCTACGACGCCGCGCGCACCTACCTCGCCGCCCGGATCAGCACCGACATGCCGCGCCTCCGCGTCAGCCGCGTCGACGAGACGCAGGGCATCATGGTCGGCATGGAGCAGGGCGAGGAGATGGTCGACGTCCACGACGGCGTCGAGTACACCTGGAACCTCGTCGCCCGGGACAACacccccggcgccgcctccaGGGCGGCGGGCACCAAGGCCAGGGGCCGCCTCGAGATCAAGTCGTTCGAGGTCACCTTCCACAAGAAGCACAAGGACAAGGCCCTCGAATCGTACCTCCCGCACATCGTCGCCACGGCCAAGGCCATGAAAGACCAGCACCGGAACCTCAAGATGCACATGATCGAGTACGACGCCTGGACAGCCGTCGACCTCCGCCACCCGTCCACCTTCGACACGCTCGCCATGGACAAGAAGCTGAAACAGTCCGTCATGGATGACCTTGAGAGGTTCGTCAAGAGGAAAGACTACTACAGGAGGATCGGCAGGGCGTGGAAGCGGGGTTACCTGCTCTACGGACCACCTGGGACTGGCAAGTCAAGCCTGATCGCAGCGATGGCGAATTACCTCAAGTTTGACATCTATGATCTTGAGCTGACCGAGGTTAAAAGCAACTCGgacctccggaggcttcttgtcgggatgagcaaccgatccatcCTTGTGGTTGAAGACATTGACTGTAGCATTGACCTGCGGCAGCGGGAGGAAGGCGAGAAGCGTGTCAGGTCCAGCTCTACAGGAGAAGAAAATGATGACAAG GTGACGCTTTCTGGGCTGCTCAACTTTGTTGACGGTCTCTGGTCGACAAGCGGGGAGGAGAGGATCATCGTTTTTACCACAAATTACAGGGAGCGGCTTGACCCAGCACTACTGCGGCCTGGCAGGATGGACATGCACATCCACATGGGGTACTGCACCGCAGAGTCTGTTCGGATTCTGGCAAGGAACTACCACTCAGTTGAAAATCATGCCATGTATCCAGAAATTGAACAGCTGATAGAGGAGGTAATGGTCTCACCTGCGGAGGTTGCTGAGGTTCTAATGAGGAACGAGAACAGTGATGCTGTACTCCAGGATCTCCTTGAGTTCCTCAAAGCAAAGAGGAAATTAGTTGGTGAGAGCAAAGCTGCAAATGAGAATGGAAATGAATAG
- the LOC117847649 gene encoding paired amphipathic helix protein Sin3-like 5 yields MVQEMAPCGEDLLERALKTHGKEAVGFLILAKSILSVETYKELIKAAREIVNRSSCTEGGITAKKCEEILSEVFVGETHILKCFHHFLQGRGPSYDHNSQALQGAISFLVNVKMSPNMSNEDYEDLLATLTQCMAPKTMEIEDIYGKVKRAMHQCPELIKTFETYLPDSLRVTLLNDEQSCRSPKTSPTDKAVLCFTPDANHSLDGNRMKTTNIKYNVSQVSYPHDQNLKETEYNFRQRHTQGIPDSFETPTKGNEETLQAEEYKGDKTDPLPDWSPLRENELPPKVNLDTCTRCTTSYYLLPKNCLTLKSSYRTELGQSIFNDTTVSATSGREDCFKFRTKNHYEENIFKCEDDMFESDMLLQRYKATADFIGNLQDHVDSDMKIQEHLTPLHRRCIEQLYDEHGLDMLDALWEKIDTSTALVILHSRLNQKIDDLSEARLSLNKTCSNIIANNYHRSLDHRSSSFKQLDKRRMGPKALLAEAREINMARLNNGDRHLSSAYNNQSSLISKNVLKDTDLHIHKDIDLHIHKDIDRMVRCASKSCPSELKPMMIWTKLVQPFVSINYQLPESNGTVASKEACEYCGLGKTFRRSIPDSSFANNIPLPSKRGGYLVNTSNKSASMHDAYQTEMEEGEFIPDVGNIQLGSITGPGNGAASCDVAAPSEDGSSFRCLGNKSAVHHESREGCNVEMGSLAYSKRTAEPHCVKSGVPCCSLAVLLRLHQILYERLLVAKVLSRKARAEAPSRDSLTCDVYAGFKEELFNLLTGSTNSSNFEKYCLTFLGPKSYLLFTLNEVIGRVIKQLCKICPCAEDNSLLQSHEKVRGPDPPKDLSHHQNARSSPARPTNVSLEQDHHEEGEKGSNKPLDDTVKPMQNHFQRRKRRKLETGVPSISQPGADGSNS; encoded by the exons ATGGTCCAGGAAATGGCGCCTTGCGGCGAAGATCTGCTCGAAAGGGCACTTAAGACGCACGGTAAGGAGGCTGTGGGGTTCCTCATCCTGGCTAAGTCCATACTCAGTGTTGAAACGTACAAGGAGCTCATCAAAGCAGCACGGGAGATTGTTAACCGAAG TTCATGTACTGAAGGTGGAATCACGGCCAAAAAATGCGAAGAGATTCTGTCGGAAGTGTTTGTTGGCGAAACTCACATCCTAAAGTGCTTCCATCACTTTCTCCAAGGGCGTGGTCCCTCCTACGACCACAACAGCCAGGCTCTACAGGGTGCAATCTCTTTCCTTGTGAATGTGAAG ATGTCCCCTAATATGTCCAATGAAGATTACGAGGATTTACTGGCCACGCTGACTCAGTGTATGGCCCCAAAGACCATGGAAATTGAAGACATTTACGGAAAG GTAAAGAGAGCCATGCATCAGTGCCCAGAGTTAATAAAAACCTTCGAAACTTATCTGCCTGATAGCCTAAGGGTTACTTTACTAAATGATGAACAATCTTGCAGAAGTCCAAAGACTAGTCCTACTGACAAG GCAGTTTTATGCTTTACTCCAGATGCAAATCATAGCTTGGATGGTAACCGAATGAAAACAACCAATATCAAATATAATGTATCTCAAGTGAGCTATCCCCATGATCAAAACCTTAAAGAAACTGAGTACAATTTCAGGCAGAGACATACCCAGGGGATCCCTGACTCCTTTGAAACACCTACCAAAG GTAATGAAGAAACTCTTCAAGCGGAAGAGTACAAGGGAGACAAAACTGATCCCTTACCAGACTGGAGTCCCTTGAGAGAAAATGAATTACCCCCAAAAGTGAACCTCGATACGTGCACACGTTGCACTACTAGCTATTACCTACTACCAAAGAAT TGTTTAACGCTAAAATCAAGTTACCGGACCGAGCTGGGACAGTCTATATTCAATGACACAACAGTTTCTGCTACCTCTGGGAGGGAGGATTGCTTTAAATTCAGAACTAAAAATCATTATGAAGAAAATATTTTCAAATGTGAAGACGACAT GTTTGAGAGTGACATGCTATTGCAGCGCTACAAAGCAACTGCTGACTTTATTGGAAATCTGCAAGACCATGTTGACAGTGATATGAAAATTCAAGAGCATCTAACTC CCTTACATAGGAGGTGCATTGAACAGTTATACGATGAACATGGCCTCGACATGCTTGATGCACTGTGGGAGAAAATTGATACCAGTACGGCTCTTGTCATTCTACATTCTCGTTTAAATCAGAAGATAGACGATTTGTCAGAGGCACGGTTATCTTTGAATAAAACCTGCTCCAATATTATTGCCAATAATTACCACAGATCACTTGATCATCGAAGCTCCTCCTTCAAACAATTGGATAAAAGGAGGATGGGCCCAAAAG CTTTGCTTGCTGAAGCCAGAGAAATTAATATGGCAAGGTTGAACAATGGGGATAGACATCTTTCTTCTGCTTATAATAATCAATCAAGTTTGATTTCGAAAAATGTACTTAAAGATACTGATCTTCACATCCACAAGGACATAGATCTTCACATCCACAAGGACATAGACAGGATGGTTCGTTGTGCCTCCAAAAGTTGTCCTTCTGAACTAAAGCCAATGATGATTTGGACAAAATTAGTTCAGCCATTTGTTTCTATTAATTATCAGTTACCAGAATCGAATGGCACTGTAGCTTCCAAAGAAGCTTGTGAATATTGTGGTCTTGGCAAAACTTTTCGCAGGAGCATACCTGACTCCTCGTTTGCTAATAATATTCCTTTACCTTCAAAG AGAGGTGGATATCTTGTAAATACGTCCAATAAGTCTGCTTCTATGCATGACGCTTATCAGACAGAGATGGAGGAGGGTGAATTTATACCTGATGTCGGAAACATCCAGTTGGGGTCCATAACTGGACCTGGGAATGGAGCAGCAAGTTGTGATGTTGCTGCTCCCAGTGAAGATGGGTCGAGTTTTCGGTGCTTGGGCAATAAATCTGCAGTGCATCATGAATCAAGAGAAGGCTGCAATGTTGAAATGGGCAGTTTAGCATATTCCAAAAGAACAGCTGAACCGCATTGTGTGAAAAGCGGTGTACCTTGTTGTTCTCTGGCTGTGCTCTTGAGGCTTCACCAG ATTTTGTATGAGAGACTACTGGTAGCAAAGGTTCTTTCGAGAAAAGCTAGGGCTGAAGCTCCCTCTCGAGATTCACTCACTTGTGATGTATATGCCGG GTTTAAGGAGGAACTCTTTAACCTACTAACAGGCTCTACTAACAGTTCCAACTTTGAGAAGTACTGCCTGACTTTCCTTGGGCCGAAATCCTATTTACTTTTTACTCTAAATGAGGTGATAGGCCGGGTTATTAAGCAG CTCTGCAAAATTTGTCCATGTGCTGAAGACAACTCGCTTCTTCAGTCCCATGAGAAAGTGAGAGGACCAGACCCACCCAAAGATTTGTCCCATCATCAAAATGCAAGAAGC TCTCCGGCTCGTCCAACAAATGTATCACTGGAGCAAGACCATCATGAGGAGGGGGAGAAAGGTAGCAATAAGCCTCTCGATGACACTGTTAAGCCGATGCAGAACCATTTTCAGAGAAG